CGGAGAAAGTCGTTCAATTCCTCGTAAAACCGAAATTCAACGGTAACCATAAGCGCAATTTGCCGCTTTCACCCGGTAATGACAAGGTCGAACCGAAATTACACATCCCATCGGTAAACCGTTCCGAAGCCTCGCCCGCGGAGTACGCCGCTTTACACTCAAGCGCGACACCTTATCTCACTGAAAATTAACGCCCATCGCTAGACCTAACTAGCCATGGCACAGCTGTTGCCGAGTGGAAATAGATCAAATCAAAAAGCAAGTTCGGAGGGTCATCATGAATCGGGAAGAGATTAATTCCCTTTGGAGAAACGAGCTGTCAGCGATTGAGGCCTATCAAGAAACCCTAGGTGCCAAAGAATGGAAGCTTGGTGAGGGTGATCCGGAAGTTGACGAATTATTCCACATACTCGTCGATCATGTGCAAGCCGCTTCGATGCTCGGAACCAAGATTCGGCGGCTGGACGTTATTCGGGCGGCCGACGAGTTAGAGCCAAGAAATACGTTGTCCGAGTTGGGCACACTGGCCGGTGGACTGTTTCACGATGCCCATGTGTTTAGCGATAAAGCCGGGTTAAAAGTTCTAAAGCAGGGCGAGGAGTGTGGCCTCGAAGACTATGAGCATATGCTCCAAGACACGGCTATGCCACGAACCTTGAAGCCCTTGATCAGTAAGCTCGCGAGCAAGCAGCGGGCACACATACGCGCTTTGAGCGGCTTGATGTCCAAACCTTAAAACAAGGAGCCTGGGGGAGTTATGATTCGTGGCAAGGCGAGCGACTGAGTTATTCCCGTATCGGCATATAAGGGGTTCTCGTGGATTGATTCGTCCGTATCAATCCACGTTGACAGCGATGCTGCGCGTAATAGATGGCGCTATTATCGCCGGGAGCTTATGGGCTTCCTGTTCGATGTATGGGGTGCAGTGGCTAGTCCAATATAATTGGGTGGCCATTTGCGCGGTAGCCTTGTTTCTATGGTTCTCGGAAAATAACGGCCTCTATAGCGCTCGGCGGGGCATTCTATTACGTGAAGAGACCATCCAGGTTATAAAGGCATGGCTGTATTCCGTTGTGGGCCTGTTGCTCCTAGCCTATCTCACGCATAAATCAACGGAGTACTCGCGGCGAATAATATTAACCTGGGTTGCCCTCGCGCCTGTATGCCTAGTCGGTATACGTTGTAGTTTGCGTATTCTCCTACGCTACGTTCGCGCACTAGGATACAACTCGCGCAAGGTGGCGATCGTAGGATTAAGTGAATTAGCGGGCCGGTTGGCCCATGTAATTCATGGCAGGCCGGATCTCGGCATGGAATTGGCCGGGTTTTACGACGATAGGCAGCCGAATAATGGCAGAAAGCGCGTGGTTAACACAAACCTTGCTCCTATTCGGGGCGGTTTCGATAACTTACTGCAGGATGCACGTAGAGGGCTAGTAGACGTAATCTACGTTGTTTCGCCGTTACGTGCCGAACAGCGGGTAAAGGATCTGATTTATAAGCTCGCAGACACTACGGCATCGGTTTACGTAGTGCCAGACTTTTTTACCTTCGATCTGTTGCGCGCTCGTTGGATGAGCCTTGATGGAATCCCGGCTGTGAGCATTCATGATACGCCGTTCGATGGTGTAGACGGCGTATTTAAGCGCATGGAAGATATTATCGTTGCAAGCATTTGTTTAGGCGTTGTTGCGATTCCGATGGTGTTTATCGCCATAGGCATAAGGCTTTCCTCTCCGGGCCCGATCCTTTTTAAGCAACTTCGTTATGGCATCAATGGGGAGAAGATAGACGTTTGGAAGTTTCGAACAATGACCGTCTGCGAGAACGGAGCGAGCGTAAATCAGGCAAAAGAAAACGATCCGCGCGTCACCAAATTGGGCCGCTTCTTGCGCAGAACATCAATGGATGAGTTGCCGCAATTCATTAACGTCTTGCAAGGTCAAATGTCCATCGTCGG
Above is a genomic segment from Pseudomonadota bacterium containing:
- a CDS encoding undecaprenyl-phosphate glucose phosphotransferase produces the protein MYGVQWLVQYNWVAICAVALFLWFSENNGLYSARRGILLREETIQVIKAWLYSVVGLLLLAYLTHKSTEYSRRIILTWVALAPVCLVGIRCSLRILLRYVRALGYNSRKVAIVGLSELAGRLAHVIHGRPDLGMELAGFYDDRQPNNGRKRVVNTNLAPIRGGFDNLLQDARRGLVDVIYVVSPLRAEQRVKDLIYKLADTTASVYVVPDFFTFDLLRARWMSLDGIPAVSIHDTPFDGVDGVFKRMEDIIVASICLGVVAIPMVFIAIGIRLSSPGPILFKQLRYGINGEKIDVWKFRTMTVCENGASVNQAKENDPRVTKLGRFLRRTSMDELPQFINVLQGQMSIVGPRPHAVAHNEEYRSLLQGYMLRHKVKPGITGWAQINGLRGETDTIDKMQMRLRFDLDYIRSWSPYFDLKIILITIFIVALGKNAY